In Primulina huaijiensis isolate GDHJ02 chromosome 4, ASM1229523v2, whole genome shotgun sequence, a genomic segment contains:
- the LOC140974991 gene encoding oleosin H2-like, which translates to MEEQQLQLHHPTTERIVDYFQEKGPSTSQVLVVITLFPIGAVLLCLAGLTLSTTLAALIVSTPIFVLFSPILLPAVLTIAFAVVGFLTSGAFGITALSSVTWLINYFRGMRGSLPDRLEKARRPVQETGGDTGQ; encoded by the coding sequence ATGGAGGAGCAGCAGCTACAGCTCCACCACCCCACGACCGAGCGCATCGTGGACTACTTCCAAGAGAAGGGCCCCTCCACCTCCCAAGTGCTCGTGGTGATCACGCTCTTCCCCATCGGGGCCGTCCTCCTCTGCCTTGCCGGACTCACTCTCTCCACAACCCTCGCCGCCCTAATCGTCTCCACTCCGATCTTCGTCCTCTTCAGCCCCATTCTACTCCCTGCCGTCCTCACCATAGCCTTTGCGGTGGTGGGTTTCTTGACCTCCGGAGCATTCGGGATCACCGCGCTTTCATCGGTTACATGGCTGATAAATTACTTCCGCGGGATGAGGGGGAGCTTGCCGGATCGTTTGGAGAAAGCTAGGCGGCCAGTCCAGGAAACCGGCGGGGACACGGGCCAGTAG